In one Aeromicrobium wangtongii genomic region, the following are encoded:
- a CDS encoding EthD family reductase, producing MATDATAREQAQAAAEARLQRTLREPETFMYKLIACWSAPKSEDVDAFEQHYAEVHLPAAAASPHLRKLVAIRTDSNLEGAEPSFYRVAELHFDSEADLHASEKTPEFAAMRADAGQMIEQFGVTLEVGIGTAIEAELKPA from the coding sequence GTGGCGACGGATGCCACCGCGCGCGAGCAGGCGCAGGCCGCAGCCGAGGCGCGGCTTCAACGCACCCTGAGAGAACCGGAGACATTCATGTACAAGCTCATCGCCTGCTGGTCCGCACCGAAGAGTGAAGACGTCGACGCTTTCGAGCAGCACTATGCGGAGGTCCATCTGCCGGCTGCCGCGGCGTCGCCGCACCTCCGCAAGCTCGTCGCAATCCGTACCGACAGCAATCTGGAGGGGGCCGAGCCCTCCTTCTATCGGGTCGCAGAACTCCACTTCGACAGCGAGGCGGATCTGCATGCCAGCGAGAAGACCCCTGAGTTCGCGGCGATGCGGGCCGACGCCGGCCAGATGATCGAGCAGTTCGGAGTGACCCTCGAGGTCGGCATCGGCACCGCGATCGAAGCAGAGCTGAAGCCGGCATGA